A single window of Nicotiana tomentosiformis chromosome 1, ASM39032v3, whole genome shotgun sequence DNA harbors:
- the LOC104121114 gene encoding GATA transcription factor 7-like, which translates to MELIEARALKSSFLSDMAMKTSQQVFLDDIWCVTGINNVPSDDFSVDDLLDFSDKDFKDGQSLQELHEDDEKDSFSGSSQHRNSQVSNFSCMGSFSGELPVPVDELENLEWLSQFVDDSTSEFSLLCPAGSFKDKTGGFQVSRSEPDVRPVVQKLRVPCFPLPVVQKPRTKRSRPAGRKWSFSSPTVSADSCSPTSSSYGSSPFPPVLFVNPVLDGDLFCSVEKPPLKKPKKISTAETGSGRRCTHCQVQKTPQWRAGPLGPKTLCNACGVRYKSGRLFPEYRPACSPTFSQEVHSNSHRKVLEMRRKKESGEVTDSGLAFNLLSFEMNENPVHSEPV; encoded by the exons ATGGAGTTGATTGAGGCAAGAGCATTAAAATCCAGTTTTCTTTCGGACATGGCCATGAAAACTAGCCAACAGGTTTTTCTTGACGATATATGGTGTGTAACGGGTATTAATAACGTACCAAGTGATGATTTTTCAGTTGATGACCTTTTGGACTTTTCTGACAAAGATTTCAAAGATGGCCAGTCTTTACAAGAATTGCATGAAGATGATGAAAAAGACTCTTTTTCTGGCTCTTCACAGCACAGAAATTCtcaagtttcaaacttttcatgcATGGGTAGTTTTTCCGGCGAACTTCCTGTCCCG GTTGATGAATTGGAGAATCTTGAGTGGTTATCACAATTTGTGGATGATTCCACGTCGGAATTCTCCTTGTTGTGTCCTGCCGGCAGTTTCAAGGACAAAACCGGTGGCTTTCAAGTTTCCCGGTCCGAACCGGATGTAAGACCGGTTGTTCAGAAACTGAGAGTTCCATGTTTTCCTTTACCGGTTGTTCAGAAACCTAGAACCAAGCGGTCCAGACCGGCTGGAAGAAAATGGTCCTTTTCGTCACCAACAGTCTCCGCAGACTCGTGTTCACCCACCTCTTCATCATACGGTTCGTCACCGTTTCCTCCGGTTTTATTCGTGAACCCGGTTCTAGACGGCGACTTGTTTTGTAGCGTAGAAAAGCCGCCGTTGAAAAAGCCGAAAAAAATTTCAACAGCAGAGACCGGTTCGGGTCGTCGGTGTACTCATTGCCAGGTCCAGAAAACACCACAGTGGCGAGCCGGTCCATTGGGTCCAAAAACTTTGTGCAACGCTTGTGGTGTTAGATACAAATCCGGTCGGCTTTTTCCGGAATATAGACCGGCTTGTAGTCCGACTTTTTCTCAGGAAGTTCACTCGAATAGTCACCGGAAAGTTTTAGAGATGCGGCGGAAGAAGGAGAGCGGTGAGGTTACTGACTCCGGTCTAGCTTTCAACTTGTTGAGTTTTGAAATGAATGAGAACCCGGTTCATTCTGAACCGGTCTAA